In a genomic window of Salvelinus fontinalis isolate EN_2023a chromosome 7, ASM2944872v1, whole genome shotgun sequence:
- the nrn1a gene encoding neuritin — MGLTWSGKYISLFLAVQLAYLLQAVRATGKCDTVFKGFSNCLLKLGENMANYPQELDEKENLQTICIYWDDFHSCATTALADCQEGATDLWEKLKKESRNLEFRGSLFELCGGGNGASKSTVPFGLTMLLTALSALVTWLAF, encoded by the exons ATGGGATTAACTTGGTCCGGCAAATATATCTCACTGTTTCTTGCTGTTCAGTTAG CTTATCTGCTACAGGCGGTGAGAGCGACAGGGAAATGTGATACagtattcaaagggttctccaacTGCTTGCTGAAACTCGGGGAGAATATGGCCAACTATCCACAGGAGCTGGATGAGAAGGAAAATCTGCAGACCATCTGCAT ATATTGGGATGACTTCCACTCATGTGCGACCACTGCGCTGGCGGATTGCCAAGAAGGAGCAACAGACCTATGGGAGAAGCTCAAAAAGGAGTCCAGAAACTTGGAGTTCCGAGGGAGCTTGTTTGAACTCTGTGGTGGGGGGAACGGGGCCTCCAAATCCACAGTTCCTTTTGGTCTCACGATGCTTCTAACGGCACTTTCAGCCTTAGTGACTTGGCTTGCATTTTAG